TTTTCAACAATATATGATAGTTAATTGCAGTTCAGCAGTTTTCAGGAGGAAAAATGGAACTTAGAATCTTGCGGTATTTTTTGGCGGTTGCGAGGGAGGAAAATTTCACGAAGGCGGCGATGTCGCTGAATGTGAGCCAGCCTGCTCTTTCGCGCCAGATTGCGCAGCTTGAGGCCGAGCTTGGGCAGACGCTTTTTGTGCGGTCGAGCCACTGCATTGTGCTTACGGACGCAGGGCTTCTTTTAAAGCGGCGGGCGGAGGAGATTCTCTCTCTTGAGGACAAAATCCGGCGGGAATTTTCCGAGGGCGGCAACGAGATTTCGGGCGAGCTTGCGTTCGGTTGCGGCGAAAATATGGGAATGAGGGAACTTGCCGAAAAACTTGCAGAATTCAAAAAACTGAACCCCAAAGTTACTTTCAGAATCTACAGCGCAATTGCCGACGACATAAAATTCCGCCTTGACCAGGGGATTTTGGACTTTGGGCTGATGAGCGAGCCGGTCGAGATTCTCCACTACGATTTTGTGCGCATAAAAACGGTTGAGCATTGGGGAATTCTTGTGAAAAGCGATAATCCTCTTGCCGCAAAAAGCTCCGTAACGCCGCAAGACTTGACCACGATTCCGCTTTATCTTCCGTGGCGCACGACAATGCGAAGCGAAGTTTCCGCATGGCTTTCAGACTGCGCCGAAAAAATCACAGTCGCCGGAACTTACAACCTGCCGGGAAACATAACGCACCTTGTAAAACTCCAGAACGCCGCCGCAATCACCATTGAAAAAATCTACAATTACGACGGGCTGACATTCGTTCCATTTGAAAAAGCCAACCCGATGACATCAGTATTAGCATGGAAAAAATCCGCAAATCTAAGCCCGAGCGCAAAGGCGTTCGTGGATTTTTTTAAGGGATGAGGGGAAAATTTTCCATAAAACGTACCGCAGAAAGAAATAGAACCGAAAGAAAATGCAAACCGCCTGGCTCAGACAAAAGCACGTGAACCAGGCAAAAGTGAAATACTAAATCACCGCCGGGCAGAACAATTCAAGTTCCGTTTCTGGCAGTGATAGACTTCAAGTCAGTTTCAGTTCCCTAGAATTCGTTTCCCGGGAAGCGCGGAATCAAATCAATTGACTTTTTGATTTCCTCGTCGGTCGGAATATAGTCGCTCATCGTGCCGTTGTTGAACGCTTCGTAGGCTTTCATGTCGAAGTAGCCGGTTCCAGTAAGTCCGAAAAGGATTGTCTTTTCTTCTCCGGTTTCCTTGCATTTGAGGGCCTCGTCGATTGCAACTTTGATTGCGTGGCTTGATTCTGGAGCTGGCAAAGTTCCTTCCGAACGGCAGAAAAGTTCAGCCGCCTTGAAAACTTCCGTCTGTTCAACGCTTCTTGCCTCGATGTAGCCGTCGTGGTAGAGCTGGCTTACGATTGCGCTCATTCCGTGGTAGCGAAGTCCTCCGGCATGGTTCGCGCTTGGCATGAACTGTGAGCCGAGCGTGTACATTTTCTGCATTGGGCAAACCTCGCCTGTGTCGCAGAAGTCGTAGGCGAACACTCCGCGTGTAAGGCTTGGGCAGGATGCAGGCTCAACCGCGATGAACTGGTAGTCCTTTTCGCCGCGAAGCTTTTCTCCCATGAACGGGCTTATAAGTCCGCCTAAGTTGGAGCCGCCGCCTGCGCATCCGATTATAACATCCGGCTTGATTCCGAACTTGTCCATGGCAGCCTTTGCTTCCATTCCGATTATCGACTGGTGAAGAAGAACCTGGCTCAAGACCGAACCCAAAACGTATCTGTATCCGTCGTGCTTTGTGGCGTATTCAACCGCTTCCGAAATCGCGCAGCCCAAAGAGCCTGTGCAGCCCGGATATTCAGCGTTCAATTTTTTTCCGATTTCAGTTTCCATGCTTGGGGAAGGAATTGCATGGCCTCCGTAAGTTCTGATTACCTCGCGGCGCTGAGGCTTCTGTTCGTAGGAGCAACGAACCTGATAAACACGGCAGTCCAAGCCAAGATATGCGCACGCCATCGACATCGCGGTTCCCCACTGGCCCGCGCCTGTTTCCGTAGTAACACCTTTGAGTCCCTGCTCCTTTGCGTAGAATGCCTGGGCGATTGCCGAATTTAGCTTGTGGCTTCCTGAAGTGTTGTTTCCCTCAAACTTGTAGTATATTTTTGCCGGCGTTCCGAGCTTCTTTTCAAGGCAGTAAGCCCTTGTTAAAGGCGAAGGGCGGTACATCTTGTAGAAGTCCAGAATTTCCTGTGGAATCGGAATGTAGCGGTCGGTTTCGTTCAGCTCCTGCTTTACAAGCTCCTTGCAGAAAACGTGCTCCAGTTCTTCCGCCGTGCAAGGCTTGAGCGTTCCCGGATTCAAAAGCGGCGCGGGCTTGTTCTTCATGTCGGCACGCATATTGTACCACTGCTGCGGCATCTCATCTTCGTTCAAGTAGATTTTGTAAGGGATTTTCTTTGTTTCCATAAATGTTTCTCCTGTAAAAGACATTAATAAAGTTTGCAACGCAGCAGTTCTGCGCTTGTTTCTATGAATAGTAATATACATCTTCTTTATGCTTCTGTCAATAGTAACAGCGAAAAAGTGATTAGCATTTGGATTTTATTTTGATAAGATTTTATTGTAAGAAAAGCATAGAAAAATACGTCTTTATTGCGATTATCAGTTTTTTATAAACTTGGAAATAAATGTGTAGAAAATGTTAGAATTTTGTTTTAGACTTGTAATATAAAAATATGTTAGTTTGATGCATTTTTCGCACTTTCGTTGAAAGTAAAATCTTCAGCATATTTTTAAGCCATTCGTTGAATGGCTATTGTTGAACACTAGGAGGATTTTATGAAAAAGAAAATTAGATTTTTTCTTTTTACATGCTTATTTGCACTTTTTCTTACAAGTTGTGATGAAGTTTTATCTGTTGTAACAGTTGGTGATGATGGTAAAAAAATTGTAAACAATTACGTTTCTATGATTGGAGACACAGTTTATGATGAAAGCGTTTCCCTTAAATCGTGGGAAGAACTCGAACTTCTAAAAGAAGAGAATATTGATTTAGATGATTTACTTTTTAAAATCGTGAATAAAAAAGACAAAATCATAGTTTTAGGCGATGAGGAAGCTGCCATTGAAATTACTTTCTTTGAAGGCGGATATAAGTTCAAACTTTTTGGCTCAATGGATTCCTTAAACGAAGCATTTAAAGATTTATAATGTTAGGAGGAAAAATGAAAAACTGTATAAAATTTTTAATTTCGGCTTTTGTTATTTCTGCAATTTTTACTTCATGCACAAAAAAGCCTCTTACTCTTGACGATTCAACTTCAATGAAAACGCTTCTTAAGGCAAGTGATAAAGAAATTACAGAACTTGTTATTCAGGAAGCATCTCAAAAAGCAGGTGTGAGTGCAGAAAAGATAAATGTTGAATACATTTATCGCGATAAAGAAAATCAAGCTATAGTCGTAAAAAGCAAGATAGACGAAAAATAAAATCAGCGTAGCAATAAGGTGTTTGTTACTGCGCTAACTGTTTGCTTATTAGTGCAGTAAACGCCTGCTGATTAGTACGCTAATTGGATGCAAAAATTTATAGTTCAAACAAAACGGTAAAGCAAATTTTAGCTTATGCTCATTTTTGCTTAGAATTCATTAGACATCTCCACATTTCTTAGCAACATCGCGTCATTTATTGCACAAATTCTTGTCGTGTGGTATTCTTAATGCTATGCAGAATTACATACGCGCGCGGAGCGATGACCAGAAAGAAGAAAGGCTAAACCAGATAAAGGAAGCAGCGGACTCGCTTTTTGCGCAGATGCCGTACACCGAAATCACGCTCACGACGATTGCCGACAGGCTAACCTGGTCGCGCGCGAATCTTTACAAATACGTTACGACAAAGGAAGAGATTTTCCTTGAGATTTCCGCGCAGAAAATGTCGGCATATTTCAACGCACTAAATTCAGCATTTCCGGAAGGCAACAAGTTTTCCCCGGAAGTGGCTGCGGAAGTCTGGGCCGGAATCCTAAACGCGAATCAGGACTACCTGCGCTATGTTTCCTACCTGAACCCGATTATCGAAACGAACGTGACGGTTGACCGCCTCGCCTCATTCAAGAAAAAATACTATGAATTTGCCTACGTTTTCCGCGACAAGCTTTCCGCAATGCTCGCGCTTTCCGCCGACGAAGCATACAAGCTCCAGCTGGACACTCTGATGTTCGCCGCCTCAACCGCCGTAAGCTGCTACAAAAACCCGCTGATAAAAGAGGCTCTCAAAAAAATCGGCATAACTCCGCCCAAAATGGACTTCTACGAGGATATGCGCGACTTTGTCCTGATGAGAATCAAGTGGAGCGTTGAAAAACGGACAGTCTGATGAAAGAAAAAGAACGCGCGGCGAACAACAGGACACTGACGCTTGAGCCGCAGGAGATTGCGGAACTAAAAAAACGCCTGCTTACCGAATCGAATATTTCTGCGGAAACGGACATTGTGAACTGCACATTGAACGGCGATATTCTGAAGATGCTTGAATTCGTGCCGGACGATTTTGCTGATTTGATTATAATTGATCCGCCGTACAATCTTTCCAAGAATTTCAACGGAATGAAATTCTCATCGCGCTCTCAAGAAAATTACGACGAATATCTTGCGACTTGGTTTCCGCAAGTTTGCAAAAAACTGAAACCCAATGGATCTCTTTATATGTGCGGCGACTGGAAATGCACTTCCTCTCTTCAGCGTGCGCTTGAAAAGGAACTTACAGTTCTGAACCGGATTACCTGGCAGCGCGAGAAAGGACGCGGCGCAAAATCAAACTGGAAGAACGGAATGGAAGACATCTGGTTTGCCGTAAAAAATCCGGACGGCTATTATTTTGATGTTGAAGCCGTAAAGATGAAGCGGAAAGTTCTTGCGCCGTACAAGGCTGACGGAAAGCCGAAGGACTGGAACGAGGAGACGGACGGAAAATTCCGCATTACATATCCTTCAAACTTTTGGGATGACATTTCCGTTCCGTTTTGGTCAATGCCCGAAAACACCGACCATCCGACGCAAAAGCCTGAAAAACTTTACGCAAAGCTGATTCTTGCAAGCTCCCGTCCCGGCGACATTGTTTTTGACCCTTTCTTGGGAAGCGGAACCGCAAGCGTCGTGGCAAAAAAACTCGGCCGGCGTTTCTGCGGAATCGAGCAGAACGAGGAATACTGCCTTTGGGCGGAAAAACGCCTTGCCCTAGCGGAAACCGACAAGTCAATCCAAGGCTACAGAGGCGGTGTCTTCTGGGAACGAAATTCCGGACTGTGGCAGGGAAAGTAGGATTCTCAACTAGACATATTGAAACTTCCTGTCCCGCCCTGTCATCCTCGGTTCGATCAGCAATGTTTCTGAAAGAAACTCTGTTGAGAATCTCTTGTGTCATTATTGGGGCGTGTCCGTTGCGTTAGTTTCGGCAAGCTCAACTACCGCAACGGTCGGGCTGTTCAGGGTTTCGCTATCGCTCCAGCCTCCTCACTGCGCTACGCTCCGTTGCGGTGGCCGCTTTGCGCCCTTACCATCCCTCACGCAAACTCGGTCAGCAATCTTTTTTTACAAAAATCCGCAAATTTCTCTACTTTTTTCTTCATTTGCCGTGATATTTCTCTTTTCATGCTATATAATAGTAGAAACACCAAATAATTTAATATAAAAAAACTGCCATGAAACCTAAGTTTTCAGCAGTCTTTTTTTCAGGAGATACGATGAAAATTAACTTCCGCTTCGCTACCCCCCCCATTGGATTTTAGCCTGCATTCTTGCTCTTAGCCTCGCGCTTCCGTTCACTTCATGTTCCGACGGTTCAAGCGGCGGCTCGGATGATGAAAAAGCAACCTACACCGTAACCTTTGACGCGAACGGCGGAACTGGCACAATGAATCCGCAGATTTTTACTTACGGTGAGCCTCAAAAACTTTCACCAAATAAATTCACAACGGACGGAAAGGACTTTCTTGGCTGGGCAAAAACTTCCGGCGGAAACATAGCCTACGATGACAATTCCGAGTATACAATCGGCGCGGCGGACGTTACGCTCTATGCCGTGTGGGGAAAATTCGTAACTGCAGATAATGCAGCAACTGTAATTGCCGGACTGGAGGCTGGAACTAGGACAAATCTGAATATTTACACAGTAAAAATTACAGACAAAACATTGACTGCGGAACAACAGAAAGAAATAGGAACAGCGATAAAAACAGTAGCAAATAAAAGTAACTATTATGTATTCTTCAGCCTTGACCTTTCCGCAACTGAACTTACAGAAATTCCAGAAGGAGCTTTTTCTTACTGTAGGCTAAGAGGTTTAATTCTGCCGGATTCTTTGGAAACAATCGGGATAGGTGCTTTTGGGTACAATAACTTTGAAGAAATTGTAATTCCTGGCAATGTAAAAAGTATTGAAGATGGTGGTTTTGAGTATTGTTCAAATCTTAAAACAATAACGCTTCCTGCAAGCCTGACTTCCATCGGTGCTTCCGCATTTGCAGACACCGTGCTAAAAACCGTAAACTACAAAGGCACACAAGCTCAGTGGGCAAAAATAAAAATTGATGATTATAATGATAAACTCACCGGACTCAACAATGTTACTAGGGCAACAATCAAGTGTTCCGACGGCACGTTATAAACGGCGAGTAAACTTGTCATTGTCGGGTTTACCCCGACAGTCTCTCGTATTGTTAGTGATTCCTGTGTCGTAGCACAGGAATGACATAAAGCAACTTGTCATTGTCATGGTTCGCTTTCTCTGTCATAGTCGTACTTGATACGACAATCACCTGCAAAAGATCTTCGGGTCAAGTCCGAAGATGACATAGAAATCAAGTTCAGCAATGGCATCTTTTCAGCCTAAATAATGGCAAACTGCCAGCCCATATCAGACTGACATCCGTCACTCATCATTCCCCTTTCAGTTCGTCGAACTTCTGCTTCATCGTGGGATTATTTTTCACAAGTTTTTTCACGGTCAAATCTTCGAGTTTGTTGTTCGCAAGGCGGTAGTTGTTCTCGGAGCTAAGCAAATCCTCCTTCATCTTCTGCAGGTTTGAAATCGCCTTGTCAATCTGATCGACCGCGCTCATGAATTTTCGGCTCGCCAAATCGTAGTTCCGGCTGAATCCGTCCTTAAAGCGGTTCAAGTCCTCCTCAAAATGCGTGATGTCCATGTTCTGCTCTTGAATCCGCCTAAGCTCGCGCTTTGACTCAAGAGTGTTCATGGCGGCGTTCCGCAGAAAGGTAATCACCGGAATAAAAAACTGCGGGCGAATCACGTACATCTTCGGATACTTGTACGAAACGTCCACGATTCCCATGTTATAGTAGTCGTTATCGCTTTCAAGCATGGAAACCAGAACCGCATACTCGCAGCCCTTCTCGTTCCTGTCCTTGTCCAGCTCCTTCAGAAAATCCTCGTTCTTGTGCTTGGTCGCCGTTTCGTCAGCCTGATTTTTCATCTCAAACATAATTGAAATGAATTCCACGCCGTCGCTGCTCGATTCCCTAAAAATAAAGTCGCCCTTGCTGCCCGAAGCACGCGAAACCTTGTTGTCCTTTTCAAAATACGAATTCTGAAAACCAAGCGCGCGGTTCTTGTTGAACTCCGTAAGGCAGAACTGCTCCAAGTCCTCGCCGATTCTCTTGGTCGATTCCTTCGCCTTGAAGTCCTTGTAGAACGCAATTTCCTCGTCCTTTGCCTTGAGCTGCGCCGAAAACTGCTCTTTTATAGAAGAAACTTCGCTTTTCGACTTGTTTTCCATAACCGCAAGGTCGCTTTTAAGCTGAATGATTTCCTTTTCCTTGTCCTGAACTGCGGATTTCACTGCAATTTCGGAATCACGTTTGCCGGAACTAATCTTTTCATTCAAAAGCGCGATTTCCTGTTCCTTTGAGGCAAGCGCAATTTTCAGCTCCGACTGCGACTTTTCCTTTGCCGCTCCAAGCTCCGCTGAAATTTTCGTAATCTGCTGATTTTTTTCCGCCAGCGCAGCCTGAAATTCCGACCTTGACTTCTGCTTTTCCGCCTCGAATTCCGCCGACAGTTTTGAAAGTTTTGCCTCCAAAGACGCAATTTCCTTTTCCTTCTCATTCTGCGCCTTTGAGACCGCAAGCTGAACCGCCGATTCCTTTTCCTTGCTCAAGGACGCCGCGCGCTTTTCAAGCTCAATTTCAAACTGCTCGTTCCGCACATCGTTCGCAATCGAATCATAAACATTCTGCTCCAGCGCAATCAGCTGCCCGCAGTTAGGACACTTTATATTCATTTTTCACCTCATTTCTTGCCACGCATCTATAATATATACCATTTTTTGCAAAAACTGCACAGATTAACAAGAAATTCCCTTTCCGCCTTAAATTTATTATCTTTTCATTATGGTTTACGGTTACATTCGGGTCAGCACGGACAAACAGACGGTCGAGAATCAGCGGTTCGAGATTCTGCGGTTCTGCAAAAAGAATTCGCTTGAAGTCGGAGCCTGGATTGAAGAGACAATCAGCGGAACACTCACGCCGGACAAACGCGAGCTGGGCAGGCTTCTTTCTCACATCCAAAAAGGCGACCTGATTATATGCAGCGAGCTTTCGCGCCTTGGCAGAAGCCTTTTTATGATTATGTCGATTCTGAACCTGATTATGGAAAAAGGCGCGCGGATCTGGACGATAAAGGACGGCTACCGACTCGGAGACGACATCCAGTCCAAAGTACTTGCATTCGCGTTCGGACTAAGCGCGGAAATCGAGCGCAACCTGATTTCACAGCGCACAAAGGAAGCCCTCGCGCTCAAAAAGGCGCAGAACGTGCATATCGGCCGCCCCAAGGGAAGACAAAA
This genomic stretch from uncultured Treponema sp. harbors:
- a CDS encoding LysR family transcriptional regulator — translated: MELRILRYFLAVAREENFTKAAMSLNVSQPALSRQIAQLEAELGQTLFVRSSHCIVLTDAGLLLKRRAEEILSLEDKIRREFSEGGNEISGELAFGCGENMGMRELAEKLAEFKKLNPKVTFRIYSAIADDIKFRLDQGILDFGLMSEPVEILHYDFVRIKTVEHWGILVKSDNPLAAKSSVTPQDLTTIPLYLPWRTTMRSEVSAWLSDCAEKITVAGTYNLPGNITHLVKLQNAAAITIEKIYNYDGLTFVPFEKANPMTSVLAWKKSANLSPSAKAFVDFFKG
- a CDS encoding TrpB-like pyridoxal phosphate-dependent enzyme produces the protein METKKIPYKIYLNEDEMPQQWYNMRADMKNKPAPLLNPGTLKPCTAEELEHVFCKELVKQELNETDRYIPIPQEILDFYKMYRPSPLTRAYCLEKKLGTPAKIYYKFEGNNTSGSHKLNSAIAQAFYAKEQGLKGVTTETGAGQWGTAMSMACAYLGLDCRVYQVRCSYEQKPQRREVIRTYGGHAIPSPSMETEIGKKLNAEYPGCTGSLGCAISEAVEYATKHDGYRYVLGSVLSQVLLHQSIIGMEAKAAMDKFGIKPDVIIGCAGGGSNLGGLISPFMGEKLRGEKDYQFIAVEPASCPSLTRGVFAYDFCDTGEVCPMQKMYTLGSQFMPSANHAGGLRYHGMSAIVSQLYHDGYIEARSVEQTEVFKAAELFCRSEGTLPAPESSHAIKVAIDEALKCKETGEEKTILFGLTGTGYFDMKAYEAFNNGTMSDYIPTDEEIKKSIDLIPRFPGNEF
- a CDS encoding TetR family transcriptional regulator, which encodes MQNYIRARSDDQKEERLNQIKEAADSLFAQMPYTEITLTTIADRLTWSRANLYKYVTTKEEIFLEISAQKMSAYFNALNSAFPEGNKFSPEVAAEVWAGILNANQDYLRYVSYLNPIIETNVTVDRLASFKKKYYEFAYVFRDKLSAMLALSADEAYKLQLDTLMFAASTAVSCYKNPLIKEALKKIGITPPKMDFYEDMRDFVLMRIKWSVEKRTV
- a CDS encoding DNA methyltransferase, producing the protein MKEKERAANNRTLTLEPQEIAELKKRLLTESNISAETDIVNCTLNGDILKMLEFVPDDFADLIIIDPPYNLSKNFNGMKFSSRSQENYDEYLATWFPQVCKKLKPNGSLYMCGDWKCTSSLQRALEKELTVLNRITWQREKGRGAKSNWKNGMEDIWFAVKNPDGYYFDVEAVKMKRKVLAPYKADGKPKDWNEETDGKFRITYPSNFWDDISVPFWSMPENTDHPTQKPEKLYAKLILASSRPGDIVFDPFLGSGTASVVAKKLGRRFCGIEQNEEYCLWAEKRLALAETDKSIQGYRGGVFWERNSGLWQGK
- a CDS encoding leucine-rich repeat protein, with translation MLALSLALPFTSCSDGSSGGSDDEKATYTVTFDANGGTGTMNPQIFTYGEPQKLSPNKFTTDGKDFLGWAKTSGGNIAYDDNSEYTIGAADVTLYAVWGKFVTADNAATVIAGLEAGTRTNLNIYTVKITDKTLTAEQQKEIGTAIKTVANKSNYYVFFSLDLSATELTEIPEGAFSYCRLRGLILPDSLETIGIGAFGYNNFEEIVIPGNVKSIEDGGFEYCSNLKTITLPASLTSIGASAFADTVLKTVNYKGTQAQWAKIKIDDYNDKLTGLNNVTRATIKCSDGTL
- a CDS encoding DUF2130 domain-containing protein translates to MNIKCPNCGQLIALEQNVYDSIANDVRNEQFEIELEKRAASLSKEKESAVQLAVSKAQNEKEKEIASLEAKLSKLSAEFEAEKQKSRSEFQAALAEKNQQITKISAELGAAKEKSQSELKIALASKEQEIALLNEKISSGKRDSEIAVKSAVQDKEKEIIQLKSDLAVMENKSKSEVSSIKEQFSAQLKAKDEEIAFYKDFKAKESTKRIGEDLEQFCLTEFNKNRALGFQNSYFEKDNKVSRASGSKGDFIFRESSSDGVEFISIMFEMKNQADETATKHKNEDFLKELDKDRNEKGCEYAVLVSMLESDNDYYNMGIVDVSYKYPKMYVIRPQFFIPVITFLRNAAMNTLESKRELRRIQEQNMDITHFEEDLNRFKDGFSRNYDLASRKFMSAVDQIDKAISNLQKMKEDLLSSENNYRLANNKLEDLTVKKLVKNNPTMKQKFDELKGE
- a CDS encoding master DNA invertase Mpi family serine-type recombinase — protein: MVYGYIRVSTDKQTVENQRFEILRFCKKNSLEVGAWIEETISGTLTPDKRELGRLLSHIQKGDLIICSELSRLGRSLFMIMSILNLIMEKGARIWTIKDGYRLGDDIQSKVLAFAFGLSAEIERNLISQRTKEALALKKAQNVHIGRPKGRQNNEHLLDGAEFQIKAMHRWGMSINRIAHFVGVSRNTIRRCLRA